One window of Puntigrus tetrazona isolate hp1 chromosome 14, ASM1883169v1, whole genome shotgun sequence genomic DNA carries:
- the fhl1a gene encoding four and a half LIM domains protein 1a isoform X1 yields the protein MTFYKHSGPRSYLSSTMTERFDCFYCRDNLQGKKYVKKDDKPVCVRCFDKLCANTCAECRKPIGADAKELTHKNRHWHEGCFRCAKCYKPLANESFAAKDDGKIMCGKCGDRDGSPRCQGCYKVITPGSKNVEYKHKVWHEECFTCFECKQPIRSQSFLTKGDDMYCTACHEKKFAKICVRCKEAISSGGITYQDQPWHSECFVCNTCKKPLAGARFTAHEDQFYCVNCYKADVAKKCSGCQNPITGFGRGTNVVNYEDKTWHEYCFNCKKCSLSMAHKRFVINGNDIYCPDCAKKL from the exons ATGACTTTCTACAAGCACTCAG GCCCTCGCAGCTACCTGAGCTCCACCATGACCGAGCGTTTCGACTGCTTCTACTGCAGAGATAACCTGCAGGGCAAGAAGTACGTCAAGAAAGACGACAAGCCCGTGTGCGTGCGCTGCTTCGACAAGCTCTGCGCCAACACCTGCGCCGAGTGTCGCAAACCCATCGGAGCTGACGCAAAG GAGCTGACCCACAAAAACCGCCACTGGCACGAGGGCTGCTTCCGCTGTGCCAAGTGCTACAAGCCGCTGGCCAATGAGTCTTTTGCCGCCAAGGACGACGGGAAGATCATGTGTGGGAAGTGTGGAGACCGGGACGGGTCGCCTCGCTGCCAGGGCTGCTACAAAGTGATTACGCCAG GCTCCAAGAACGTGGAGTACAAGCATAAAGTCTGGCACGAAGAGTGTTTCACCTGCTTTGAGTGCAAGCAGCCAATCCGCTCCCAGAGCTTCCTGACCAAGGGCGATGATATGTACTGCACTGCCTGCCACGAGAAGAAGTTTGCCAAGATCTGTGTCCGCTGCAAAGAG GCCATTAGCAGTGGTGGAATCACCTATCAGGACCAGCCCTGGCACTCTGAATGCTTTGTGTGTAACACGTGCAAGAAACCTCTGGCCGGAGCTCGCTTCACGGCCCATGAAGATCAGTTCTACTGTGTGAACTGCTATAAGGCTGACGTGGCCAAGAAGTGCTCTGGATGTCAAAATCCCATTACAG GATTCGGCAGAGGGACCAACGTGGTAAACTACGAGGACAAAACCTGGCACGAATACTgctttaattgcaaaaaatgcTCCCTCTCCATGGCCCACAAGCGCTTTGTCATTAACGGAAATGACATCTACTGCCCTGACTGCGCCAAAAAGCTGTGA
- the fhl1a gene encoding four and a half LIM domains protein 1a isoform X2, whose amino-acid sequence MTERFDCFYCRDNLQGKKYVKKDDKPVCVRCFDKLCANTCAECRKPIGADAKELTHKNRHWHEGCFRCAKCYKPLANESFAAKDDGKIMCGKCGDRDGSPRCQGCYKVITPGSKNVEYKHKVWHEECFTCFECKQPIRSQSFLTKGDDMYCTACHEKKFAKICVRCKEAISSGGITYQDQPWHSECFVCNTCKKPLAGARFTAHEDQFYCVNCYKADVAKKCSGCQNPITGFGRGTNVVNYEDKTWHEYCFNCKKCSLSMAHKRFVINGNDIYCPDCAKKL is encoded by the exons ATGACCGAGCGTTTCGACTGCTTCTACTGCAGAGATAACCTGCAGGGCAAGAAGTACGTCAAGAAAGACGACAAGCCCGTGTGCGTGCGCTGCTTCGACAAGCTCTGCGCCAACACCTGCGCCGAGTGTCGCAAACCCATCGGAGCTGACGCAAAG GAGCTGACCCACAAAAACCGCCACTGGCACGAGGGCTGCTTCCGCTGTGCCAAGTGCTACAAGCCGCTGGCCAATGAGTCTTTTGCCGCCAAGGACGACGGGAAGATCATGTGTGGGAAGTGTGGAGACCGGGACGGGTCGCCTCGCTGCCAGGGCTGCTACAAAGTGATTACGCCAG GCTCCAAGAACGTGGAGTACAAGCATAAAGTCTGGCACGAAGAGTGTTTCACCTGCTTTGAGTGCAAGCAGCCAATCCGCTCCCAGAGCTTCCTGACCAAGGGCGATGATATGTACTGCACTGCCTGCCACGAGAAGAAGTTTGCCAAGATCTGTGTCCGCTGCAAAGAG GCCATTAGCAGTGGTGGAATCACCTATCAGGACCAGCCCTGGCACTCTGAATGCTTTGTGTGTAACACGTGCAAGAAACCTCTGGCCGGAGCTCGCTTCACGGCCCATGAAGATCAGTTCTACTGTGTGAACTGCTATAAGGCTGACGTGGCCAAGAAGTGCTCTGGATGTCAAAATCCCATTACAG GATTCGGCAGAGGGACCAACGTGGTAAACTACGAGGACAAAACCTGGCACGAATACTgctttaattgcaaaaaatgcTCCCTCTCCATGGCCCACAAGCGCTTTGTCATTAACGGAAATGACATCTACTGCCCTGACTGCGCCAAAAAGCTGTGA